The Coregonus clupeaformis isolate EN_2021a chromosome 6, ASM2061545v1, whole genome shotgun sequence genome has a segment encoding these proteins:
- the LOC121586963 gene encoding putative claudin-24: protein MDPGVCALELLGVLFSIGAWICSLATTIMSTWLTLSTDLLPAESYELGLWETCVVQDLGILECRPYDSLLGLPPDIKLARILMCVTVATGLLGLLLAIPGIYWVNSCNQGSEGLRVKRLMKMLGGILCLVAGILGLIPVSYIAHLTVMRFFDEAVPAIVPRWEFGDALFCGWTAGFLHLVAGSLLVTSCVCLQDEPCTLQMPIPLQRRHTHVHTTNTPHRKRSMEYV, encoded by the coding sequence ATGGATCCGGGGGTGTGCGCTCTGGAACTCCTCGGGGTCCTCTTCTCCATTGGTGCCTGGATCTGCTCGCTGGCCACCACCATCATGTCCACCTGGCTGACCCTGTCCACCGACCTGCTGCCCGCGGAGAGCTACGAGCTGGGCCTGTGGGAGACATGTGTGGTGCAGGACCTTGGAATTCTGGAGTGCAGACCCTATGACAGTCTCCTCGGCCTGCCCCCAGACATCAAACTAGCCCGGATCCTCATGTGTGTAACAGTGGCCACTGGCCTCCTGGGTCTCCTGCTAGCCATTCCTGGAATCTACTGGGTCAACAGCTGCAACCAGGGGTCTGAGGGGTTGAGGGTGAAGAGATTGATGAAGATGCTGGGGGGGATATTGTGCTTGGTCGCAGGGATACTGGGTCTCATACCTGTGTCTTACATCGCTCACCTGACGGTTATGCGGTTCTTCGATGAGGCCGTGCCAGCCATCGTGCCGCGATGGGAGTTTGGGGATGCCCTGTTTTGTGGCTGGACGGCAGGGTTTCTACACCTGGTGGCTGGCTCTCTGCTggtcacctcctgcgtgtgccTACAAGATGAGCCCTGCACCTTACAAATGCCCATACCGCTACAGAGAagacatacacacgtacacactacCAATACCCCACATAGGAAGAGGTCCATGGAATATGTTTGA
- the LOC121587195 gene encoding H(+)/Cl(-) exchange transporter 4 — MDGDGASSTGATPSEEMNGTGNLMDFLDEPFPDVGTYEDFHTIDWLREKSRDTDRHRKITTKSKESYWELIKSLLDAWSGWVVMLLIGMLTGTLAGVIDLAVDWMTDLKEGVCLSAFYYSHEQCCWTSNETTFDDRDKCPQWQKWAELMTGHSEGAGAYVLNYFLYVLWALLFSFLAVSLVRVFAPYACGSGIPEIKTILSGFIIRGYLGKWTLLIKTVTLVLAVSSGLSLGKEGPLVHVACCCGNLFCSLFSKYSKNEGKRREVLSAAAAAGVSVAFGAPIGGVLFSLEEVSYYFPLKTLWRSFFAALVAAFTLRAINPFGNSRLVLFYVEYHTPWYMAELVPFILLGVFGGLWGTLFIRGNIAWCRRRKTTLLGKYPVLEVIVITGITAVLAFPNPYTRRSTSELISELFNDCGALESSQLCDYVNNPNMSRPVDDIPDRPAGPGVYTALWQLALALIFKIVITIFTFGMKIPSGLFIPSMAVGAIAGRIVGIAVEQMAYHHHDWIIFKNWCRPGADCVTPGLYAMVGAAACLGGVTRMTVSLVVIMFELTGGLEYIVPLMAAAVTSKWVADAFGKEGIYESHIQLNGYPYLDVRDEFTHRTLATDVMRPRRSEPPLAVLTQDSTTVEDVETLIKDTDYNGFPVVVSRESERLIGFVQRRDLTVAIKTARQKQDGVVSSSVVYFTEDTPQVAEACDPQPLKLRRILNLSPFTVTDHTPMETVVDIFRKLGLRQCLVTRSGRLLGIITKKDVLRHMAQMMNQDPESIMFN; from the exons ATGGACGGAGACG GGGCCAGCAGTACTGGGGCCACTCCCTCAGAGGAGATGAATGGTACTGGGAACCTGATGGACTTCCTGGATGAGCCCTTCCCTGACGTGGGCACCTATGAAGACTTCCACACCATTGACTGGCTCCGGGAAAAGTCACGCGACACAGACCGCCATAGGAAG ATCACCACCAAGAGTAAGGAGTCTTACTGGGAGCTGATTAAGAGTCTTCTGGATGCCTGGTCAGGATGGGTGGTGATGCTGCTCATAGGAATGCTCACAG GTACGCTGGCTGGAGTGATAGACCTGGCTGTGGACTGGATGACAGATCTAAAAGAAGGGGTGTGTCTGTCTGCGTTCTACTACAGCCATGAGCAGTGCTGCTGGACCTCCAACGAGACCACCTTTGACGACAGAGACAAGTGTCCGCAGTGGCAGAAGTGGGCCGAGCTGATGACTGGTCACTCCGAG GGTGCCGGGGCATATGTGTTGAATTACTTCCTGTATGTATTGTGGGCGCTGTTATTCTCTTTCCTGGCTGTGTCTCTAGTAAGAGTCTTTGCCCCCTACGCCTGTGGGTCAGGTATTCCTGAG ATCAAGACCATCCTGAGTGGGTTCATCATCCGGGGGTACCTGGGGAAGTGGACCCTGCTGATCAAGACGGTGACCCTGGTCCTGGCTGTGTCCTCCGGGCTCAGCCTGGGGAAGGAGGGACCCCTGGTCCACGTGGCCTGCTGCTGTGGTAACCTCTTCTGCTCCCTGTTCTCCAAGTACAGCAAGAACGAGGGCAAGCGCAGAGAG GTGTTATCGGCTGCTGCTGCCGCTGGGGTGTCAGTGGCCTTTGGAGCTCCGATTGGAGGAGTTCTCTTCAGCCTGGAGGAG GTGAGTTACTACTTCCCTCTGAAGACGCTGTGGCGCTCCTTCTTCGCTGCGTTGGTGGCAGCCTTCACCCTGCGCGCCATCAACCCGTTCGGCAACAGCAGACTGGTCCTGTTCTACGTGGAGTACCACACCCCCTGGTACATGGCTGAGCTGGTCCCGTTCATCCTGCTGGGGGTGTTCGGGGGCCTCTGGGGAACCCTCTTCATCCGGGGGAACATCGCCTGGTGTAGGAGGAGGAAGACCACTCTGCTGGGGAAGTACCCCGTCCTAGAG GTGATCGTGATAACGGGTATTACCGCGGTCCTGGCGTTCCCTAACCCGTACACGCGGCGCAGCACCAGCGAGCTCATCTCAGAGCTGTTCAACGACTGCGGTGCGCTGGAGTCCTCTCAGCTGTGTGACTACGTTAATAACCCCAACATGAGCCGTCCGGTGGACGACATCCCAGACCGCCCTGCTGGACCCGGGGTCTACACCGCTCTGTGGCAGCTGGCCCTGGCTCTTATCTTTAAGATAGTTATTACCATCTTCACCTTCGGCATGAAG ATCCCGTCTGGGCTGTTCATTcccagtatggctgtgggggccATCGCTGGGCGAATCGTGGGCATCGCTGTGGAGCAGATGGCCTACCACCACCACGACTGGATCATCTTTAAGAACTGGTGTCGTCCCGGAGCCGACTGTGTTACCCCAGGGCTCTACGCCATGGTGGGCGCTGCCGCATGTCTGG GAGGTGTGACCAGGATGACCGTGTCCCTGGTGGTCATTATGTTTGAGCTGACCGGTGGTCTGGAGTACATCGTACCCCTCATGGCCGCAGCCGTCACCAGTAAGTGGGTAGCGGATGCCTTTGGGAAGGAGGGTATCTACGAGTCCCACATCCAACTCAATGGCTACCCCTACCTGGACGTCAGGGACGAGTTCACGCACAG GACCCTGGCCACAGATGTGATGCGTCCCAGGCGCAGTGAGCCACCCCTGGCCGTGTTGACCCAGGACAGCACCACAGTGGAGGATGTGGAGACGCTCATCAAGGACACCGACTACAACGGCTTCCCCGTGGTCGTGTCCCGAGAGTCGGAGCGCCTCATCGGCTTCGTCCAGCGCAGGGACCTCACTGTGGCCATCA agACTGCCCGTCAGAAGCAGGACGGGGTGGTGAGCAGCTCTGTGGTCTACTTCACGGAGGACACCCCCCAGGTGGCCGAGGCCTGCGACCCCCAGCCCCTGAAGCTGCGGCGCATCCTCAACCTCAGCCCCTTCACCGTCACAGACCACACCCCCATGGAGACTGTGGTGGACATCTTCAGAAAGCTGGGGCTCCGACAGTGTCTGGTCACCAGGAGCGG gcgtCTGTTGGGCATCATCACTAAGAAGGATGTCCTCCGTCACATGGCCCAGATGATGAACCAGGACCCAGAATCCATAATGTTTAACTAG